A window of the Myxocyprinus asiaticus isolate MX2 ecotype Aquarium Trade chromosome 11, UBuf_Myxa_2, whole genome shotgun sequence genome harbors these coding sequences:
- the LOC127448147 gene encoding oligodendrocyte transcription factor 2-like: MDSDTSRMSSRPSSPEGDDLFLSAMKKSVGFSGAVSSTQSDSPPELRGAELRSISSGDEDAMALKMLSKKDRKLLSENELQSMRLKINSRERKRMHDLNIAMDGLREVMPYAHGPSVRKLSKIATLLLARNYILMLSNSLEEMKRLVSEIYGGGGGTHHAAFHPSSCATLTHAAVAPLPGHPSAVSHSSHPVHHPLLPPAVSTAASLSAPGLSAVRPHHGLLKAPSAGAGPLGTGFQHWGAGIPCPCSMCQVPPPHMSGMSTVSMPRLSSDSK, from the coding sequence ATGGACTCCGACACGAGCCGAATGTCCAGTAGACCTTCCTCTCCTGAAGGCGATGACCTCTTCCTGTCCGCCATGAAGAAATCCGTGGGTTTCTCTGGTGCCGTCTCTTCCACTCAGAGCGACTCTCCTCCGGAGTTAAGAGGCGCAGAACTGCGGAGCATCTCCAGCGGCGATGAGGATGCAATGGCTCTGAAGATGCTCAGCAAAAAGGACCGCAAACTTCTCTCGGAAAACGAACTACAGAGTATGCGCCTCAAGATCAACAGCCGCGAGAGGAAGCGCATGCACGACCTGAACATCGCCATGGACGGGCTCCGGGAGGTCATGCCCTATGCCCATGGGCCATCCGTGCGCAAACTCTCCAAAATAGCCACCCTGCTGCTTGCGCGCAACTACATCCTCATGCTTAGCAACTCACTAGAGGAGATGAAACGGCTCGTGAGCGAGATCTACGGCGGCGGGGGCGGGACTCATCACGCTGCTTTCCACCCTTCCAGTTGTGCCACCCTTACGCACGCGGCAGTTGCTCCTTTACCGGGCCACCCCTCTGCTGTCTCACATTCTTCTCATCCGGTTCATCATCCTCTCCTTCCGCCAGCAGTCTCCACTGCCGCTTCTCTCTCTGCTCCCGGTCTCTCAGCTGTCAGGCCGCATCACGGACTCCTCAAGGCACCATCAGCCGGTGCTGGGCCACTCGGCACCGGTTTTCAGCATTGGGGAGCAGGGATCCCATGCCCGTGCAGCATGTGTCAGGTGCCTCCACCTCACATGTCTGGTATGAGCACCGTCAGCATGCCACGATTGAGCAGTGACTCAAAATGA